The Polyodon spathula isolate WHYD16114869_AA chromosome 23, ASM1765450v1, whole genome shotgun sequence genome has a window encoding:
- the LOC121298428 gene encoding uncharacterized protein LOC121298428, whose protein sequence is MEHEGRCLKTEKKMKGVASAPEAKAACCCTVGSEDCDTVNTDLLLKELQDISVTPEKKGKCNKVSQRDKDPGKGENMQLKESEATKNQKSRAIKQNLVTRDEWLRLTKNSYSAINPVRTAAVKTCTTLDFTRQASGEKTPVQPAKAEDVQLKQSESPENKKSRAIKQNLVTRDEWLRLTKNSYSAINPVRTAAVKTCTTLDFTRQASGEKTPVQPAKAEDVQLKQSESPENKKSRAIKQNLVTREEWLRLTKNSYSAINSVRTAAMKTCTTLDFTRQASEDEAPVQPAKAEDVQLKQSESPENKNFRAIKQNLVTLEEWLRLTKNSYSAINPVRTAAMKTCTTLDFTRQASEDEAPVQPAKAEDVQLKQSESPENKNFRAIKQNLVTLEEWLRLTKNSYSAINPVRTAAMKTCTTLDFTRQASGEEAPVQPAKAEDVQLKQSESPENKKSRAIKQNLVTREEWLRLTKNSYSAINSVRTAAVKTCTTLDFTRQASGEKTPVQPAKAEDVQLKQSESPENKNFRAIKQNLVTLEEWLRLTKNSYSAINPVRTAAMKTCTTLDFTRQASGEKT, encoded by the exons ATGGAGCATGAGGGACGATGTCTCAAAACTGAGAAGAAGATGAAAGGAGTTGCTTCAGCTCCTGAGGCCAAGGCTGCCTGCTGCTGCACA GTTGGTTCAGAGGACtgtgacactgtcaatacagacctCCTACTGAAAGAGCTGCAAGACATCTCAGTAACACCTGAGAAGAAGGGAAAGTGCAACAAAGTGTCTCAGAGAGATAAAGACCCTGGGAAAGGGGAGAACATGCAGCTGAAGGAAAGCGAGGCCACCAAAAACCAAAAATCCAGAGCAATAAAACAGAACCTGGTCACTCGGGATGAATGGCTTCGGCTTACAAAAAATTCATATTCAGCAATCAACCCTGTGAGAACAGCTGCTGTGAAAACTTGTACTACGCTTGACTTCACAAGACAAGCATCGGGGGAGAAGACCCCTGTACAGCCTGCAAAAGCAGAGGACGTACAACTGAAGCAAAGCGAATCACCCGAAAACAAAAAATCCAGAGCAATAAAACAGAACCTGGTCACTCGGGATGAATGGCTTCGGCTTACAAAAAATTCATATTCAGCAATCAACCCTGTGAGAACAGCTGCTGTGAAAACTTGTACTACGCTTGACTTCACAAGACAAGCATCGGGGGAGAAGACCCCTGTACAGCCTGCAAAAGCAGAGGACGTACAACTGAAGCAAAGCGAATCACCCGAAAACAAAAAATCCAGAGCAATAAAGCAGAACCTGGTCACTCGGGAAGAATGGCTTCGGCTTACAAAGAATTCATATTCAGCAATCAACTCTGTGAGAACAGCTGCTATGAAAACTTGTACTACGCTTGACTTCACAAGACAAGCATCGGAGGATGAGGCCCCTGTACAGCCTGCAAAAGCAGAGGACGTACAACTGAAGCAAAGCGAATCACCCGAAAACAAAAACTTCAGAGCAATAAAACAGAACCTGGTCACTCTGGAAGAATGGCTTCGGCTTACAAAGAATTCATATTCAGCAATCAACCCTGTGAGAACAGCTGCTATGAAAACTTGTACTACGCTTGACTTCACAAGACAAGCATCGGAGGATGAGGCCCCTGTACAGCCTGCAAAAGCAGAGGACGTACAACTGAAGCAAAGCGAATCACCCGAAAACAAAAACTTCAGAGCAATAAAACAGAACCTGGTCACTCTGGAAGAATGGCTTCGGCTTACAAAGAATTCATATTCAGCAATCAACCCTGTGAGAACAGCTGCTATGAAAACTTGTACTACGCTTGACTTCACAAGACAAGCATCGGGGGAGGAGGCCCCTGTACAGCCTGCAAAAGCAGAGGACGTACAACTGAAGCAAAGCGAATCACCCGAAAACAAAAAATCCAGAGCAATAAAGCAGAACCTGGTCACTCGGGAAGAATGGCTTCGGCTTACAAAGAATTCATATTCAGCAATCAACTCTGTGAGAACAGCTGCTGTGAAAACTTGTACTACGCTTGACTTCACAAGACAAGCATCGGGGGAGAAGACCCCTGTACAGCCTGCAAAAGCAGAGGACGTACAACTGAAGCAAAGCGAATCACCCGAAAACAAAAACTTCAGAGCAATAAAACAGAACCTGGTCACTCTGGAAGAATGGCTTCGGCTTACAAAGAATTCATATTCAGCAATCAACCCTGTGAGAACAGCTGCTATGAAAACTTGTACTACGCTTGACTTCACAAGACAAGCATCGGGGGAGAAAACTTGA
- the LOC121297901 gene encoding uncharacterized protein LOC121297901 produces the protein MKTCTTLDFTRQASGEEAPVQPAKAEDVQLKQSESPENKKSRAIKQNLVTREEWLRLTKNSYSAINSVRTAAVKTCTTLDFTRQASGEKTPVQPAKAEDVQLKQSESPENKKSRAIKQNLVTREEWLRLTKNSYSAINSVRTAAMKTCTTLDFTRQASEDEAPVQPAKAEDVQLKQSESPENKNFRAIKQNLVTLEEWLRLTKNSYSAINPVRTAAMKTCTTLDFTRQASGEEAPVQPAKAEDVQLKQSESPKNKKSRAIKQNLVTLEEWLRITKNSFSQNNSVNIPATVDCAREASQREAPVHPVTEIKEELRQLQAFVGVLQNDLNRKQMQIKSKYQALMRDWDKDDDYHRQRLKDSPISWLGSEYSFSSDEECERDVLTPSTRPNSVILDDAEHLESIATRGEVQLDEVTQKPGVVVSPIEAGNYMKCLEPTRHNTDTECQIRLSKAVNLDVKPKASSILPHPCHSNKTVIKGGDSEEESKTSFRTPEEHVSPGDNVPSVWERICTTVFKKGRGKEKKQGVKPKHQPALRSIRKAFVHLCCLQTCADKRGGKR, from the coding sequence ATGAAAACTTGTACTACGCTTGACTTCACAAGACAAGCATCGGGGGAGGAGGCCCCTGTACAGCCTGCAAAAGCAGAGGACGTACAACTGAAGCAAAGCGAATCACCCGAAAACAAAAAATCCAGAGCAATAAAGCAGAACCTGGTCACTCGGGAAGAATGGCTTCGGCTTACAAAGAATTCATATTCAGCAATCAACTCTGTGAGAACAGCTGCTGTGAAAACTTGTACTACGCTTGACTTCACAAGACAAGCATCGGGGGAGAAGACCCCTGTACAGCCTGCAAAAGCAGAGGACGTACAACTGAAGCAAAGCGAATCACCCGAAAACAAAAAATCCAGAGCAATAAAGCAGAACCTGGTCACTCGGGAAGAATGGCTTCGGCTTACAAAGAATTCATATTCAGCAATCAACTCTGTGAGAACAGCTGCTATGAAAACTTGTACTACGCTTGACTTCACAAGACAAGCATCGGAGGATGAGGCCCCTGTACAGCCTGCAAAAGCAGAGGACGTACAACTGAAGCAAAGCGAATCACCCGAAAACAAAAACTTCAGAGCAATAAAACAGAACCTGGTCACTCTGGAAGAATGGCTTCGGCTTACAAAGAATTCATATTCAGCAATCAACCCTGTGAGAACAGCTGCTATGAAAACTTGTACTACGCTTGACTTCACAAGACAAGCATCGGGGGAGGAGGCCCCTGTACAGCCTGCAAAAGCAGAGGACGTACAACTGAAGCAAAGCGAATcacccaaaaacaaaaaatccagagCAATAAAGCAGAACCTGGTCACTCTGGAAGAATGGCTTCGAATTACAAAGAATTCATTCTCACAAAACAACTCAGTGAATATTCCTGCTACAGTTGACTGCGCAAGAGAAGCATCGCAGAGGGAGGCCCCTGTACACCCTGTAACAGAAATCAAAGAAGAACTCAGGCAGCTTCAGGCATTCGTGGGCGTATTGCAGAATGATTTAAACCGGAagcaaatgcaaattaaatcaaagTATCAGGCTTTGATGAGAGACTGGGATAAAGACGATGACTACCATCGTCAAAGGCTCAAAGATTCCCCAATATCATGGCTAGGTAGTGAGTATAGTTTCAGTTCAGATGAGGAGTGTGAAAGAGATGTTCTCACACCTAGCACGAGGCCCAATAGTGTGATCCTGGACGATGCAGAACATCTTGAGAGCATAGCCACCAGAGGAGAGGTTCAGCTGGATGAGGTGACACAAAAACCTGGGGTGGTTGTCTCTCCTATAGAGGCTGGGAATTACATGAAGTGCCTTGAACCGACCAGGCATAACACTGACACAGAGTGTCAAATTAGACTCTCCAAAGCAGTGAATTTGGATGTGAAACCAAAGGCTTCATCCATACTGCCTCATCCATGCCACAGTAACAAAACTGTGATTAAAGGAGGAGATAGTGAAGAGGAGTCCAAGACCTCATTCAGGACCCCTGAGGAGCACGTCTCCCCAGGTGACAATGTCCCCAGTGTCTGGGAGCGGATCTGCACCACTGTTTTCAAAAAGGGCAGGGGCAAAGAGAAGAAACAGGGTGTCAAGCCGAAACACCAGCCTGCCCTGCGTTCCATTAGGAAAGCGTTTGTGCACCTGTGTTGTCTGCAGACATGTGCAGACAAGAGAGGTGGCAAACGATGA